One part of the Ziziphus jujuba cultivar Dongzao chromosome 2, ASM3175591v1 genome encodes these proteins:
- the LOC107418313 gene encoding plant intracellular Ras-group-related LRR protein 1, whose amino-acid sequence MDPNPKNFPILSYVMARLPSFVPKPATASESEFTDVDIENPEAPSSSSSSKKPTTGPSTSSSGQNRIVENMPHLSDPKVVMSMTRAISDVVQTRTVLNTIGPRPDHEAVDVARAKLSEIEANLSKQLEELVLSPRPADVDRHQWRAHLADKENECRRSAEKEKENYKVIIQLEEMHEAYEKLLSDAEARLEKIYQSAEAGGSGVNAREQEEDRVGGGEPSEEVNEEVVGILQEATGTGLERVDLSGRRLRFLPEAFCRIRSLLVLNISNNVFEVLPDSIAGLENLEELNVSSNLFESLPDAIGLLQRLKILNASGNKLKALPESICHCRSLVELDVSFNSLTYLPTNIGYGLVNLERLSIPLNKIRSLPSSICEMRSLRYLDAHFNELRGLPHAIGRLTNLEVLNLSSNFSDLTELPDTFGDLINLKELDLSNNQIHALPDTFGRLDNLTKLNLDQNPLVIPPVEIVNQGAEAVKSFMAKRWLDILVEEERKCMLEVQEQQETGWLTRSTSWLKNTVSGVTEYLGSPKTPRDPYLDQQL is encoded by the exons ATGGATCCGAACCCGAAGAACTTCCCCATCCTCTCCTACGTCATGGCCCGACTCCCTTCCTTTGTCCCCAAACCCGCCACCGCCTCCGAATCCGAATTCACCGATGTCGATATCGAAAACCCAGAAGCGCCCTCGTCGTCATCATCATCGAAGAAACCGACCACCGGTCCATCTACTTCGTCCTCGGGTCAGAACCGTATCGTCGAGAACATGCCACACCTATCCGACCCCAAAGTCGTCATGTCCATGACCCGAGCAATCTCCGATGTCGTCCAGACCCGAACCGTGCTCAACACTATCGGACCGAGGCCCGACCACGAGGCCGTCGATGTGGCTAGGGCTAAGCTCTCGGAAATCGAAGCGAATTTATCGAAGCAGCTTGAGGAATTGGTTTTGTCGCCGAGGCCGGCTGACGTGGACAGACATCAATGGCGAGCTCACTTGGCGGATAAGGAGAACGAGTGCAGGCGATCGGCGGAGAAAGAGAAGGAGAATTACAAGGTGATAATCCAGCTGGAGGAGATGCACGAGGCGTACGAGAAGCTGCTGAGCGACGCGGAGGCGAGGCTGGAGAAGATTTACCAGTCGGCGGAGGCCGGCGGCAGTGGAGTGAACGCGCGGGAGCAGGAGGAGGATCGCGTGGGAGGTGGGGAACCGAGCGAGGAGGTGAACGAGGAGGTGGTTGGGATTCTTCAGGAGGCCACCGGAACTGGGTTGGAGCGCGTGGATTTGTCGGGTCGAAGATTGCGGTTCTTGCCCGAGGCGTTCTGTCGGATTCGGAGCTTGCTGGTTCTGAATATCTCCAACAATGTATTCGAG GTCCTTCCTGATTCAATAGCTGGATTGGAAAACCTTGAGGAGCTTAATGTCTCATCTAACCTGTTTGAGTCACTGCCAGATGCTATTGGCTTGTTGCAGAGGTTGAAAATTCTGAACGCCTCTGGAAACAAGCTAAAAGCACTTCCTGAGTCCATTTGTCATTGCAG GTCATTGGTGGAGTTGGATGTGAGCTTCAACAGCCTGACATACTTGCCAACAAacattggttatggattggtgAATCTGGAGAGGCTTTCAATCCCACTGAACAAGATCCGTTCACTTCCCTCCTCCATCTGTGAGATGAGATCATTGCGCTATTTGGATGCTCACTTCAATGAGCTCCGTGGCCTTCCACATGCCATTGGAAGGTTAACAAATCTTGAAGTTCTCAATCTGAGCAGTAATTTTAGCGACTTGACTGAGCTGCCTGATACATTTGGTGATCTAATCAATCTCAAGGAGCTTGATCTCAGCAACAACCAGATTCATGCCCTTCCTGATACATTTGGGCGGCTTGACAATTTGACCAAACTCAACTTGGACCAGAATCCTCTTGTAATTCCCCCTGTGGAGATAGTGAACCAAGGGGCTGAAGCGGTCAAGAGTTTTATGGCCAAGAGGTGGCTGGATATACTggtagaagaagaaaggaagtgtATGCTTGAAGTACAAGAACAACAAGAGACTGGATGGTTAACACGCAGCACTTCCTGGTTGAAAAATACTGTTTCAGGAGTTACTGAATATTTGGGATCCCCAAAAACTCCTAGAGACCCCTATCTTGATCAGCAGCTATGA
- the LOC107418273 gene encoding C2 and GRAM domain-containing protein At5g50170 isoform X1, with protein MRLYVYVLEGKNLHGKECYVRLQVGRQKSKTKIKKKTINPVWNEEFVFTIHDMDEDVIVAVFLRDDDSGFFNCSADLMGRIQIPVSSVAAEANRTMPPTWFPLQRPKSGKYTSIDCGKILITISLHGKFQDLNSNQQPDAHANANTKHSHGRACNHNMCNSRLTCGKMPEGKNLMKSITKKLFHKNGENTRINEASRASYSELPCVVSDLEDCCMDDNSSSSFEEALEIMWSKDNEHEMPKNLRGGILINQAYALSSNDLNTLFFAPNSQFRKDLAEVQGTTDIQEGPWAWNSGGTSLSRIVTYKMAATKSIKSAKVTEEQKYMKANGREFAVLATLISPDVPHGNSFNVELLYKITPGPDLSSGEESSCLLLSWGLNFSNQSTMLRGMIEGGVRQGLKESYNQFANLLAQNTRVLNSSYLTDKDHTLAYLETENQSDWELAREYFWKLTILTTIFMVVYVLVHILLCKPSEFEGLEFNGLDLPDSFAELVTCGIFVVQLKNVYNMVAHFVQARLQRGGDHGIKAHSDGWILTVALIEGSNLASMGSSKSSYPYVAFTCNGQTRTSSVQFQTCDPQWIEVLEFDTMEEPPSVLDVEVYDFDGPFELAASLGYAEISFLKHSSTELADLWVPLEGKLAQSSKSKLHLRIFLDNNKGGDAVREYLTKMEKEVGKKLNLRSPHKNSTFQKLFGLPPEEFLISDFTCHLKRKMSLQGRLFLSARIVGFYATLFGHKTKFYFLWEDIDDIVVLPPSLASMGSPLLVIILKKGRGLDAKYGAKTQDEEGRLKFYFSFGSFSVACRIIMSMWRTRNLTPEQKAQLAEEQEDQESFVMLDNSGPIQDLEDAKMTRVYSAELPFTMNSMVEIFDGGRLEHRIMEQSGCLNYSVTAWQSLKPDLQERRLSYKFSRHVPFFFGEVTCTQHRSPIANGGGWILDEVMALHGVPFCDHFRIHFRYQIVKYRNTCKCNIYIRVIWIKITKFQQTLTHNIIEKFRLRVKEIYAAAEKEIMFSFEEDNTS; from the exons ATGAGGCTATACGTGTATGTGTTGGAGGGGAAGAACTTGCATGGTAAAGAATGCTACGTTAGGCTTCAGGTTGGGAGGCAAAAGTCTAAGACTAAGATTAAGAAGAAAACCATAAACCCTGTTTGGAATGAAGAATTTGTTTTCACCATACATGACATGGATGAGGATGTTATTGTGGCTGTTTTTCTACGTGATGATGATTCTGGGTTCTTCAATTGCTCAGCGGATTTGATGGGTCGGATTCAAATACCCGTTAGCTCAGTGGCTGCAGAGGCTAATCGGACTATGCCACCCACATGGTTTCCTCTTCAAAGGCCTAAGTCTGGGAAATATACCAGCATTGATTGCG GGAAAATTCTTATTACTATTTCTCTCCACGGAAAATTCCAGGACTTGAACAGCAACCAGCAACCTGATGCACATGCAAATGCCAACACTAAACATTCTCATGGACGAGCATGTAACCATAATATGTGTAACTCCAGACTTACATGTGGGAAGATGCCAGAAGGTAAAAATTTAATGAAGTCAATCACTAAGAAGCTTTTCCATAAGAATGGGGAAAATACAAGAATCAACGAAGCTTCAAGAGCTAGCTATTCAGAGTTGCCTTGTGTGGTATCTGATTTAGAGGATTGTTGCATGGATGATAACTCTTCTTCTAGCTTTGAAGAAGCTCTTGAGATAATGTGGTCAAAAGACAACGAGCACGAAATGCCAAAGAATCTGCGAGGGGGTATTCTTATCAATCAAGCATATGCATTATCATCAAATGATCTCAACACATTATTTTTTGCTCCAAACTCACAATTTAGGAAAGATTTGGCAGAAGTGCAAGGAACAACAGATATACAAGAAGGGCCTTGGGCATGGAATTCAGGAGGGACGAGTTTATCAAGAATTGTTACATACAAAATGGCTGCAACAAAGTCAATTAAATCTGCTAAAGTCACAGAGGAGCAAAAGTATATGAAAGCTAATGGAAGGGAATTTGCTGTATTAGCAACGCTGATTTCACCAGATGTTCCACATGGAAATTCATTCAACGTTGAGTTGCTTTACAAGATAACTCCTGGACCAGATTTATCATCAGGAGAAGAATCCTCGTGTCTTTTACTATCATGGGGCCTTAACTTCAGCAACCAGTCCACAATGCTGAGAGGCATGATTGAAGGAGGAGTTAGGCAGGGTTTGAAGGAGAGTTATAACCAGTTTGCCAATTTGCTGGCTCAAAATACTAGAGTGTTGAATTCCAGTTACTTGACTGACAAGGATCATACCCTGGCATATTTGGAAACTGAGAACCAATCAGATTGGGAATTGGCTAGAGAATACTTCTGGAAACTCACAATACTAACaactatttttatggttgtgtaTGTTCTGGTGCACATTTTGCTCTGTAAGCCTAGTGAATTCGAAGGCTTGGAATTTAATGGACTTGATTTGCCAGATAGTTTTGCGGAGCTTGTCACCTGTGGGATTTTTGTTGTCCAATTAAAGAATGTTTATAACATGGTTGCACACTTCGTGCAAGCCAGGTTGCAAAGAG GAGGTGACCATGGAATTAAAGCTCATAGTGATGGATGGATTCTTACTGTGGCTTTGATCGAAGGTAGCAACTTAGCATCCATGGGTTCGTCAAAGTCGTCTTATCCCTACGTTGCATTTACTTGCAATGGTCAAACAAGAACAAGCTCAGTACAATTTCAAACTTGCGATCCTCAGTGGATTG AGGTGCTTGAGTTTGATACTATGGAAGAACCACCATCAGTTTTAGATGTGGAAGTTTATGATTTCGATGGTCCGTTTGAGCTAGCTGCCTCACTTGGCTACGCTGAGATCAGTTTCTTGAAACACTCATCCACCGAACTTGCTGACTTGTGGGTTCCCCTTGAGGGGAAGCTTGCTCAATCTTCGAAGTCAAAGTTGCATTTGAGaatatttttggataataaCAAAGGAGGTGATGCAGTTAGGGAATATTTGACCAAGATGGAAAAGGAAGTTGGAAAGAAG TTGAATCTACGATCACCTCACAAGAATTCAACATTCCAGAAACTGTTTGGTTTGCCACCAGAAGAGTTTCTTATCAGTGACTTTACATGCCATCTGAAGAGGAAAATGTCATTACAG GGTCGGCTCTTTCTATCTGCGAGAATAGTGGGGTTTTATGCCACTTTATTTggacataaaacaaaattttatttcctcTGGGAGGATATTGATGATATTGTAGTTCTTCCCCCATCCTTGGCTTCCATGGGTAGTCCTTTGCTTGTCATAATTCTGAAAAAGGGTCGAGGCCTAGATGCCAAGTACGGCGCAAAGACTCAAGATGAAGAAGGCAGacttaaattttacttttcttttggaTCATTCAGTGTGGCTTGCAG GATAATAATGTCCATGTGGAGGACCAGAAATTTAACCCCTGAACAAAAAGCTCAATTGGCTGAAGAACAAGAGGATCAAGAAAGCTTTGTCATGCTTGACAATTCCGGGCCTATCCAGGATCTTGAGGATGCAAAGATGACAAGAGTTTACTCTGCAGAACTTCCTTTCACT ATGAACTCAATGGTGGAAATATTTGATGGAGGGAGGTTAGAGCATAGAATCATGGAGCAATCAGGTTGTCTCAATTACTCAGTTACTGCATGGCAATCTTTGAAGCCGGATCTTCAAGAACGCCGGCTTTCTTACAAATTCAGCCGCCATGTCCCATTCTTTTTTGGAGAAGTGACATGCACTCAACATAGATCTCCCATTGCAAATGGTGGAGGATGGATTTTGGACGAAGTTATGGCCTTACATGGTGTTCCATTTTGTGACCATTTTCGA ATTCATTTCAGGTACCAGATTgtaaaatatagaaatacatGCAAATGCAATATATACATCAGGGTAATCtggataaaaataacaaaattccaGCAAACGCTCACTCATAACATAATTGAGAAGTTTAGGCTTCGTGTTAAAGAAATATATGCAGCTGCAGAGAAAGAGATTATGTTCTCATTTGAAGAGGATAATACTTCTTga
- the LOC107418315 gene encoding uncharacterized protein LOC107418315 — protein sequence MLQFPGFMTQYPWSTTTIPTSVLLPSQWPQPHSDELLLAMEESDFEEKLNEIRKTNSNLVVIGKTTIDNDKEDYDNDADDDDADNAEESEGEEFEQETG from the exons ATGTTACAGTTCCCGGGGTTCATGACTCAGTACCCATGGTCGACGACGACGATTCCAACGTCGGTTTTGCTGCCATCTCAGTGGCCCCAACCCCACAGCGATGAGCTCCTCCTCGCCATGGAAGAGTCCGATTTCGAAGAGAAG TTGAATGAAATCAGAAAAACTAATAGCAACCTGGTTGTGATTGGGAAAACTACTATTGACAATGACAAAGAAGACTATGATAATGATGCAGATGACGATGACGCTGACAATGCAGAGGAATCAGAGGGTGAAGAATTTGAGCAGGAAACTGGTTGA
- the LOC107418273 gene encoding C2 and GRAM domain-containing protein At5g50170 isoform X2 has translation MCNSRLTCGKMPEGKNLMKSITKKLFHKNGENTRINEASRASYSELPCVVSDLEDCCMDDNSSSSFEEALEIMWSKDNEHEMPKNLRGGILINQAYALSSNDLNTLFFAPNSQFRKDLAEVQGTTDIQEGPWAWNSGGTSLSRIVTYKMAATKSIKSAKVTEEQKYMKANGREFAVLATLISPDVPHGNSFNVELLYKITPGPDLSSGEESSCLLLSWGLNFSNQSTMLRGMIEGGVRQGLKESYNQFANLLAQNTRVLNSSYLTDKDHTLAYLETENQSDWELAREYFWKLTILTTIFMVVYVLVHILLCKPSEFEGLEFNGLDLPDSFAELVTCGIFVVQLKNVYNMVAHFVQARLQRGGDHGIKAHSDGWILTVALIEGSNLASMGSSKSSYPYVAFTCNGQTRTSSVQFQTCDPQWIEVLEFDTMEEPPSVLDVEVYDFDGPFELAASLGYAEISFLKHSSTELADLWVPLEGKLAQSSKSKLHLRIFLDNNKGGDAVREYLTKMEKEVGKKLNLRSPHKNSTFQKLFGLPPEEFLISDFTCHLKRKMSLQGRLFLSARIVGFYATLFGHKTKFYFLWEDIDDIVVLPPSLASMGSPLLVIILKKGRGLDAKYGAKTQDEEGRLKFYFSFGSFSVACRIIMSMWRTRNLTPEQKAQLAEEQEDQESFVMLDNSGPIQDLEDAKMTRVYSAELPFTMNSMVEIFDGGRLEHRIMEQSGCLNYSVTAWQSLKPDLQERRLSYKFSRHVPFFFGEVTCTQHRSPIANGGGWILDEVMALHGVPFCDHFRIHFRYQIVKYRNTCKCNIYIRVIWIKITKFQQTLTHNIIEKFRLRVKEIYAAAEKEIMFSFEEDNTS, from the exons ATGTGTAACTCCAGACTTACATGTGGGAAGATGCCAGAAGGTAAAAATTTAATGAAGTCAATCACTAAGAAGCTTTTCCATAAGAATGGGGAAAATACAAGAATCAACGAAGCTTCAAGAGCTAGCTATTCAGAGTTGCCTTGTGTGGTATCTGATTTAGAGGATTGTTGCATGGATGATAACTCTTCTTCTAGCTTTGAAGAAGCTCTTGAGATAATGTGGTCAAAAGACAACGAGCACGAAATGCCAAAGAATCTGCGAGGGGGTATTCTTATCAATCAAGCATATGCATTATCATCAAATGATCTCAACACATTATTTTTTGCTCCAAACTCACAATTTAGGAAAGATTTGGCAGAAGTGCAAGGAACAACAGATATACAAGAAGGGCCTTGGGCATGGAATTCAGGAGGGACGAGTTTATCAAGAATTGTTACATACAAAATGGCTGCAACAAAGTCAATTAAATCTGCTAAAGTCACAGAGGAGCAAAAGTATATGAAAGCTAATGGAAGGGAATTTGCTGTATTAGCAACGCTGATTTCACCAGATGTTCCACATGGAAATTCATTCAACGTTGAGTTGCTTTACAAGATAACTCCTGGACCAGATTTATCATCAGGAGAAGAATCCTCGTGTCTTTTACTATCATGGGGCCTTAACTTCAGCAACCAGTCCACAATGCTGAGAGGCATGATTGAAGGAGGAGTTAGGCAGGGTTTGAAGGAGAGTTATAACCAGTTTGCCAATTTGCTGGCTCAAAATACTAGAGTGTTGAATTCCAGTTACTTGACTGACAAGGATCATACCCTGGCATATTTGGAAACTGAGAACCAATCAGATTGGGAATTGGCTAGAGAATACTTCTGGAAACTCACAATACTAACaactatttttatggttgtgtaTGTTCTGGTGCACATTTTGCTCTGTAAGCCTAGTGAATTCGAAGGCTTGGAATTTAATGGACTTGATTTGCCAGATAGTTTTGCGGAGCTTGTCACCTGTGGGATTTTTGTTGTCCAATTAAAGAATGTTTATAACATGGTTGCACACTTCGTGCAAGCCAGGTTGCAAAGAG GAGGTGACCATGGAATTAAAGCTCATAGTGATGGATGGATTCTTACTGTGGCTTTGATCGAAGGTAGCAACTTAGCATCCATGGGTTCGTCAAAGTCGTCTTATCCCTACGTTGCATTTACTTGCAATGGTCAAACAAGAACAAGCTCAGTACAATTTCAAACTTGCGATCCTCAGTGGATTG AGGTGCTTGAGTTTGATACTATGGAAGAACCACCATCAGTTTTAGATGTGGAAGTTTATGATTTCGATGGTCCGTTTGAGCTAGCTGCCTCACTTGGCTACGCTGAGATCAGTTTCTTGAAACACTCATCCACCGAACTTGCTGACTTGTGGGTTCCCCTTGAGGGGAAGCTTGCTCAATCTTCGAAGTCAAAGTTGCATTTGAGaatatttttggataataaCAAAGGAGGTGATGCAGTTAGGGAATATTTGACCAAGATGGAAAAGGAAGTTGGAAAGAAG TTGAATCTACGATCACCTCACAAGAATTCAACATTCCAGAAACTGTTTGGTTTGCCACCAGAAGAGTTTCTTATCAGTGACTTTACATGCCATCTGAAGAGGAAAATGTCATTACAG GGTCGGCTCTTTCTATCTGCGAGAATAGTGGGGTTTTATGCCACTTTATTTggacataaaacaaaattttatttcctcTGGGAGGATATTGATGATATTGTAGTTCTTCCCCCATCCTTGGCTTCCATGGGTAGTCCTTTGCTTGTCATAATTCTGAAAAAGGGTCGAGGCCTAGATGCCAAGTACGGCGCAAAGACTCAAGATGAAGAAGGCAGacttaaattttacttttcttttggaTCATTCAGTGTGGCTTGCAG GATAATAATGTCCATGTGGAGGACCAGAAATTTAACCCCTGAACAAAAAGCTCAATTGGCTGAAGAACAAGAGGATCAAGAAAGCTTTGTCATGCTTGACAATTCCGGGCCTATCCAGGATCTTGAGGATGCAAAGATGACAAGAGTTTACTCTGCAGAACTTCCTTTCACT ATGAACTCAATGGTGGAAATATTTGATGGAGGGAGGTTAGAGCATAGAATCATGGAGCAATCAGGTTGTCTCAATTACTCAGTTACTGCATGGCAATCTTTGAAGCCGGATCTTCAAGAACGCCGGCTTTCTTACAAATTCAGCCGCCATGTCCCATTCTTTTTTGGAGAAGTGACATGCACTCAACATAGATCTCCCATTGCAAATGGTGGAGGATGGATTTTGGACGAAGTTATGGCCTTACATGGTGTTCCATTTTGTGACCATTTTCGA ATTCATTTCAGGTACCAGATTgtaaaatatagaaatacatGCAAATGCAATATATACATCAGGGTAATCtggataaaaataacaaaattccaGCAAACGCTCACTCATAACATAATTGAGAAGTTTAGGCTTCGTGTTAAAGAAATATATGCAGCTGCAGAGAAAGAGATTATGTTCTCATTTGAAGAGGATAATACTTCTTga
- the LOC107418287 gene encoding L-type lectin-domain containing receptor kinase S.1, which translates to MILRSTGFVRMGVFPVIFISIIIHLLLFLSPTLAIDFLFNSFFNSTNATDLTLINDAKFDSSVIRLTNDSNQFSFGRAFYPTKLTLRPTSNSSSLTSFSTSFVFSVLPEIDSSPGFGLCFVLTNFTSPPNAIASQYFGLFTNATVPVVAPLLAVEFDTGRNPEFNDPDDNHIGIDLNNIESIKVQSAGYYNSSGSFVPIRMRNGQNVRAWIDFDGTNFEINVTVAPANLSRPTRPTLTYRDPVIANYVSTEMFFGFSASKTQWIEAQRVLAWSFSDTGVLREINTTNLPVFKLSSSSSLSAGAIAGIAVGCVVFVILCAFGLYWFWIRNKLEDEEEDEIEDWEMEYWPHRFSYEELSDATNGFSKDQLLGSGGFGKVYKGITQSNNTEIAVKCVNHDSKQGLREFMAEISSMGRLQHKNLVQLRGWCRKRNELMLVYDYMPNGSLNRWIFDKPKKLLNWEQRRKVLADVAEGLNYLHYGWDQVVVHRDIKSSNILLDSEMRGRLGDFGLAKLYQHGEIPNTTRVVGTLGYLAPELATIAAPTAASDVYSFGVVVLEVACGRRPIEMEAAEDEVVLIDWVRELYGKGKVMEAADARMRGEYDKEEMEIVLKLGLACCHPDPQRRPSMKEVVAVLIGERAAAVAAPAEVLSGLVQGDSSIAAAAAAATAGGDDNDRESSSGEVVPLQPLPPV; encoded by the coding sequence ATGATTCTCCGGTCAACTGGGTTTGTACGGATGGGGGTGTTTCCGGTCATTTTCATCTCCATCATCATCCACCTCCTTCTCTTTCTATCTCCCACTTTAGCCATCGACTTCCTCTTCAACTCCTTCTTCAACAGCACGAATGCCACCGACCTCACTCTCATCAACGACGCCAAGTTCGATTCCTCGGTCATCCGCCTCACCAACGACTCGAACCAGTTCTCTTTCGGCCGCGCTTTCTATCCCACCAAGCTCACCCTGAGACCCACCTCGAATTCTTCCTCCCTCACTTCCTTCTCAACATCATTCGTCTTCTCCGTCTTGCCCGAGATCGATTCCAGTCCCGGTTTCGGCCTCTGCTTCGTCCTCACCAATTTCACTTCACCTCCCAACGCGATCGCTAGCCAATACTTCGGCCTCTTCACCAACGCGACTGTTCCGGTCGTCGCTCCTCTGCTCGCGGTCGAGTTCGATACCGGTCGAAACCCAGAATTCAATGACCCAGATGATAATCATATCGGAATCGATCTGAACAATATCGAATCGATCAAGGTACAGAGTGCTGGGTATTACAATTCGAGTGGGTCTTTCGTCCCGATTCGAATGCGAAATGGTCAGAATGTTCGAGCTTGGATCGATTTCGATGGTACAAATTTCGAAATCAATGTGACTGTTGCTCCTGCTAATTTGTCAAGACCCACTAGGCCTACCCTTACTTACAGAGATCCGGTGATTGCGAATTACGTGTCTACCGAGATGTTTTTCGGATTCTCTGCTTCGAAAACGCAGTGGATTGAAGCACAGAGAGTATTGGCTTGGAGTTTCAGCGACACCGGAGTTCTTAGAGAGATCAACACAACGAACTTACCAGTTTTTAAGCTAAGCTCGTCTTCCTCACTCTCTGCTGGTGCTATAGCTGGTATTGCAGTGGGTTGCGTTGTTTTTGTGATCCTTTGCGCATTTGGGCTTTACTGGTTTTGGATAAGAAACAAAttagaagacgaagaagaagatgaaattgAAGATTGGGAAATGGAGTATTGGCCGCATAGATTCTCCTACGAAGAGCTTAGCGATGCAACCAATGGGTTTTCCAAAGATCAGCTTCTGGGTTCAGGTGGTTTTGGAAAAGTTTACAAAGGGATTACTCAATCCAATAACACCGAAATAGCAGTTAAATGCGTAAACCACGATTCGAAACAAGGGCTTAGAGAATTCATGGCGGAGATTTCAAGCATGGGAAGGCTACAACACAAGAACCTAGTCCAATTGCGAGGATGGTGCAGAAAAAGAAACGAGCTCATGCTCGTCTACGATTACATGCCCAATGGAAGCCTCAACCGTTGGATTTTCGACAAGCCAAAGAAACTATTAAACTGGGAACAGCGTCGGAAAGTCCTCGCCGACGTAGCGGAGGGACTGAACTACCTCCACTATGGTTGGGACCAGGTGGTGGTTCACAGAGACATTAAGTCGAGCAACATATTGCTGGACTCGGAAATGAGAGGAAGACTCGGAGATTTCGGACTCGCCAAGCTGTACCAACACGGGGAAATCCCCAACACGACGCGCGTGGTTGGAACGCTCGGGTACTTGGCGCCGGAGCTCGCGACGATTGCGGCGCCGACTGCCGCGAGCGACGTGTACAGCTTCGGTGTCGTGGTGTTGGAGGTGGCGTGCGGTCGTAGACCGATTGAGATGGAGGCGGCGGAGGATGAGGTGGTACTGATCGATTGGGTTAGGGAGTTGTACGGTAAAGGGAAGGTGATGGAAGCCGCGGATGCGAGAATGAGAGGTGAGTATGACAAGGAGGAGATGGAGATCGTGTTGAAGCTCGGTCTGGCTTGTTGTCATCCTGATCCTCAGCGAAGGCCCAGCATGAAGGAGGTGGTGGCGGTTTTGATCGGCGAACGGGCTGCGGCTGTGGCCGCGCCGGCGGAGGTTTTGTCTGGATTGGTTCAAGGCGATAGTAGTATTgccgccgccgccgccgccgccaCCGCAGGCGGTGATGATAATGATAGAGAATCGTCTTCCGGTGAGGTTGTGCCTCTCCAACCTCTGCCTCCGGtgtga
- the LOC107418288 gene encoding uncharacterized protein LOC107418288, which translates to MDQSKSTESLKFLCSYGGKILPRHTDGKLRYVGGLTRVLSVDRSISFAELMVKLVEFCGFSVVLRCQLPCGDLETLITIKSDEDLANLIEEYDRISPSSKIRAVLSPPQSLKKVSPPPSAAPSVDYESPKSVFAAVHSPPYRYASKACSPGVGIPVGIQKSSERVCYYPCHVQGNPNRNFPYNHHHHHHHHHRYPVAAGYNYWQ; encoded by the exons ATGGACCAAAGCAAGAGTACCGAATCTTTGAAGTTTCTATGTAGCTATGGCGGAAAGATTCTTCCTCGCCACACCGACGGCAAACTCCGATACGTTGGCGGTCTCACTCGTGTTCTTTCCGTCGATCGTTCTATTTCCTTTGCAG AGCTGATGGTGAAGCTAGTAGAATTCTGCGGATTTTCCGTGGTTTTGAGGTGTCAATTGCCGTGCGGAGACTTGGAGACTTTGATTACGATAAAGTCCGATGAGGATTTGGCCAATCTCATCGAAGAATACGATCGGATTTCTCCTTCTTCTAAGATCAGAGCCGTTCTTTCACCGCCGCAGTCTCTCAAAAAAGTCTCTCCTCCTCCCTCCGCCGCTCCGAGCGTCGATTACGAATCTCCGAAATCGGTGTTCGCGGCCGTGCATTCACCTCCTTATCGCTACGCCTCGAAAGCTTGTTCGCCTGGTGTCGGAATTCCCGTAGGTATTCAGAAAAGCTCCGAGAGAGTTTGCTATTATCCTTGCCATGTTCAAGGAAACCCTAACAGGAATTTTCCGTATAACCACCATCaccaccatcaccatcaccatcgtTATCCTGTCGCTGCTGGCTACAATTACTGGCAGTGA